In the Pseudoalteromonas undina genome, one interval contains:
- a CDS encoding prolyl oligopeptidase family serine peptidase codes for MKTQLTLIGCALITSLTSASALANKPLEFKDVFDFKSAKGTQLSENGQILSLSATPYRGNATGQVYSLNNNKLIAEVERGTRPTINKMANWVVFTQVPTLLEKETTKKKSDLKNNLVLVNTQTGEQQRFNDVKDYVLANNGQWLAYRKNESTDADDKNSDKDSAITADKKDKSYPLVVVNLSDKRTHTLESAFTYDISATSDQLLVSQSYVDGNNNQITLFSLNDFTSTALIDEPGVVANKIAWHPINKSVAFTLGNYVNDDKRRRQYELTLWQNETLTTVQSPNPEWLMGKTATLTWAEDGTRLYFENRPKLAAKVKKKEYTDESSLYNFEVIRDQKGLNVWHNNDAQIKPREEQQWHKNNKNRHYTAVYHVNSQQVVQLSTPNMPELALNTERADSLLGYSNLAHLEKIMYGGFFADYFAVDIKTGKQTPIINDYPFRPSLAPNGQFAAYFDNNQVQLKNLGNNKVSVLSKAINATFADDKHDYPSKQPGYGFAGWLNDSSEILVYSKYDIWSFNVNTKQAKRLTNGKQSNTQYRVIKLDKNQVGFNSNDTLLLSAINLQSKQSEVAKLNLTTLNVTKVLTGNKRFDVIKKAKNADKYLFTEQTYQQFPDIYQTDFSFNKPQKVTNLNPQVNNFAWGQEPELISYKGFDGEDLQGVLIKPAGYKKGDKVPVVVYFYRYMSQRMYDFPKMELNHRPNFPMFTSNGYAIFLPDIRFEIGHPGKSSTQTMINATQKLIDLGIADANKIGLQGHSWAGYQSAFMITETDMFKAVVSGAPVSNMTSAYSGIRLKSGLARQFQYETGQSRIGKNLFEAPELYIENSPVFFADKVNTPILIMFGDKDDAVPWHEGVQYYLALRRAGKDATFLQYEGEPHHLKQFPNQVDFSVRMMQYFDHYLKGKPAAKWMNEGEAFIEE; via the coding sequence ATGAAAACACAACTCACTCTTATAGGCTGTGCACTTATTACCAGCTTAACGAGCGCCAGTGCCTTAGCAAATAAGCCATTAGAATTTAAAGATGTATTTGATTTTAAATCTGCAAAAGGCACACAGCTTTCTGAAAATGGTCAAATCCTCTCTTTAAGTGCAACTCCTTATCGTGGCAATGCCACTGGGCAAGTCTACTCGCTAAATAACAACAAGCTTATTGCTGAGGTAGAGCGAGGCACTCGCCCTACAATTAACAAAATGGCGAACTGGGTCGTATTCACCCAAGTGCCTACCCTACTTGAAAAAGAGACCACTAAGAAAAAAAGTGATTTAAAAAACAATCTAGTATTAGTGAATACCCAAACCGGTGAGCAACAACGCTTTAATGACGTAAAAGATTACGTACTCGCTAATAACGGCCAATGGCTTGCCTATCGTAAAAATGAGAGCACCGACGCGGATGATAAAAACTCCGATAAAGATAGCGCTATCACAGCTGATAAAAAAGATAAAAGCTACCCACTGGTTGTCGTCAACTTAAGCGATAAACGCACCCACACTCTTGAAAGTGCTTTCACCTATGATATTAGCGCCACCAGCGATCAATTATTAGTGAGCCAAAGCTATGTGGATGGTAATAATAATCAAATTACTTTATTTTCACTCAATGATTTTACCAGCACAGCATTAATTGACGAGCCTGGTGTGGTTGCCAACAAAATAGCTTGGCATCCAATCAATAAGAGTGTTGCATTTACTTTAGGTAACTATGTAAACGATGATAAGCGTCGCCGCCAATACGAATTAACGCTTTGGCAGAACGAAACGCTTACCACTGTGCAGTCACCTAACCCAGAATGGTTAATGGGTAAAACTGCAACATTAACGTGGGCCGAAGATGGTACACGCCTATACTTTGAAAACCGCCCAAAACTTGCTGCAAAAGTTAAGAAAAAAGAATATACCGATGAGTCGTCCCTGTATAACTTTGAGGTTATTCGCGACCAAAAAGGGTTAAATGTATGGCACAACAACGATGCACAAATTAAACCTCGCGAAGAGCAGCAGTGGCATAAAAACAATAAAAACAGACATTACACGGCGGTATACCATGTAAACTCGCAACAAGTTGTACAGTTAAGCACACCAAATATGCCAGAGCTGGCACTTAATACTGAACGCGCGGATTCATTATTAGGCTACTCAAATCTAGCCCATCTTGAAAAAATAATGTATGGCGGCTTTTTTGCTGACTACTTTGCGGTTGATATAAAAACGGGTAAACAAACACCTATTATTAACGACTATCCATTTAGACCTAGCCTTGCGCCTAATGGTCAGTTTGCTGCTTACTTTGATAACAACCAAGTACAGCTTAAAAACTTAGGCAATAACAAAGTGAGCGTACTCAGCAAAGCAATTAACGCTACCTTTGCCGATGACAAACACGATTACCCATCTAAGCAGCCTGGCTATGGCTTTGCTGGCTGGCTTAACGATAGCAGCGAAATACTGGTTTATAGTAAATATGATATTTGGTCGTTTAATGTAAATACCAAACAAGCCAAACGCTTAACTAATGGTAAACAAAGTAATACTCAGTACAGAGTAATCAAGCTTGATAAAAACCAAGTGGGCTTTAACAGCAATGATACTCTTTTGCTCTCTGCAATTAACTTACAAAGTAAGCAAAGTGAGGTGGCTAAACTTAATTTAACAACGCTTAACGTTACTAAAGTACTCACAGGTAATAAGCGTTTTGATGTAATTAAAAAAGCCAAAAATGCCGATAAATACTTATTTACTGAGCAAACCTATCAGCAATTCCCTGATATTTACCAAACTGACTTTAGCTTTAATAAGCCACAAAAGGTCACGAACTTAAATCCACAAGTTAATAACTTCGCGTGGGGCCAAGAACCTGAACTTATTAGCTATAAAGGCTTTGATGGAGAAGATTTACAAGGGGTATTAATCAAACCTGCCGGCTATAAAAAAGGCGATAAAGTACCGGTTGTGGTGTACTTTTACCGCTATATGAGCCAGCGTATGTACGATTTCCCTAAAATGGAATTAAATCATCGTCCTAACTTCCCAATGTTTACATCAAATGGCTACGCCATCTTTTTACCTGATATTCGCTTTGAAATAGGTCACCCAGGTAAGTCTTCAACTCAAACCATGATCAACGCCACCCAAAAGCTGATTGATTTAGGCATTGCCGATGCTAATAAAATAGGGCTACAAGGCCACTCATGGGCGGGTTATCAAAGCGCGTTTATGATCACTGAAACTGATATGTTTAAAGCTGTAGTTTCGGGGGCGCCAGTGTCTAACATGACCAGCGCCTACAGTGGCATTCGCTTAAAGTCAGGGCTTGCTCGCCAATTTCAATATGAAACAGGGCAAAGTCGCATTGGTAAAAACTTATTTGAAGCCCCTGAGCTTTATATTGAGAACTCACCAGTCTTTTTTGCGGATAAAGTAAATACCCCGATTCTGATTATGTTTGGTGATAAAGATGATGCTGTGCCATGGCATGAAGGCGTGCAATATTACTTAGCACTGCGCCGTGCGGGTAAAGATGCTACATTTTTACAATATGAAGGTGAACCGCATCACTTAAAGCAATTCCCTAATCAGGTAGATTTCTCAGTACGTATGATGCAGTACTTTGATCATTACTTAAAAGGCAAGCCAGCCGCTAAGTGGATGAACGAAGGTGAAGCGTTTATCGAAGAGTAA
- the slmA gene encoding nucleoid occlusion factor SlmA: MPATKKSNRKEQILQALAQMLETSPGQRITTAKLAAEVGVSEAALYRHFPSKARMFEGLIEFIEDTLLSRINLILDNEKESKARVYNTLLLLLTFAEKNPGITRILTGDALQGEQERLRERVQGLFEKLETQFKQILRERKLREGKNFQSDELTLANFLLAYVEGKMNQFVRSNFSARPSEQFEKQWPELQKIWL; the protein is encoded by the coding sequence ATGCCTGCGACAAAAAAAAGTAATCGCAAAGAGCAAATACTGCAAGCACTCGCACAAATGTTAGAAACCAGCCCTGGCCAGCGTATTACAACTGCCAAACTTGCCGCAGAAGTTGGCGTATCTGAAGCCGCTCTTTATCGCCACTTTCCGAGCAAAGCGCGGATGTTTGAAGGATTAATTGAGTTTATTGAAGATACCCTGCTATCACGTATTAATCTTATTTTAGATAACGAAAAAGAAAGCAAAGCACGCGTATATAATACCTTATTACTGTTGCTAACGTTTGCTGAGAAAAACCCTGGCATTACTCGTATATTAACAGGCGACGCTCTACAAGGAGAACAAGAGCGACTTCGTGAGCGTGTACAGGGCTTATTTGAAAAACTAGAAACCCAATTTAAACAAATTCTTAGAGAGCGTAAGCTACGTGAAGGTAAAAACTTCCAAAGCGATGAGTTAACCCTAGCTAACTTTTTGCTTGCCTACGTTGAAGGTAAAATGAATCAGTTTGTGCGCAGTAATTTTAGTGCTCGCCCAAGTGAGCAATTTGAAAAACAATGGCCAGAACTTCAAAAAATTTGGTTATAA